Proteins encoded within one genomic window of Mycolicibacterium aubagnense:
- a CDS encoding alpha/beta hydrolase fold domain-containing protein: MADEYVTTGALDPTVRAILGRATGRHQHSSSDVDRPEDRHETPAHPVHEHWPVIDTDHEEWTVVDCEHAGRINVRLVRPTAVTDPVPAIVYIRGGDLLSGAPATRDRLVQHLVQHTGAAVVCPDYGSAWDARHRQTVEQIHTVCRWVTTTGAAHGIDPTRIAIAGDSIGATLAISVALMSLRSNDVHLSFLAALCPLIDPSQAMPSHRTFAEGFLLSSATARRWWQHYTGDETPTGTLVQGIDPDTLAGLPPTLIITAEADPVRDEGEALAATLRAAGVETTSARYGGTVHDFVALDALAATPAVTAALQQTTATLALALGCSAGSGDNPAAPEMSEQQWHLLSTYGIRQSVSAGDTLFQAGQAGCDMIVVETGTVEVVRRASTDTAETLVAHYGPRQFTGELNLLTGQATYFDAMAATAGTVLRIDPSHFRRLMDEQPDLSDLILRALVARRQNLLSRQAATIEVLAGAPSAGTLALHTYLDRLQLPFTWTDFHSEAGARLARDTGLHPNDLPAIVTAEAVIRRATPTRLAHAFGFTSTAAEDADVEVVIIGAGPAGLGAAVYGASEGLRTLVVEAVAPGGQAASSSRIENYLGFTSGLSGADLTGRAAIQAQKFGARIDSPRRAVGVEATASGIYIKLADSTTITTRAVIIATGAHYRSLPLDRWAEFEGAGIYYAATELEARRCTAAPVTVVGGANSAGQAALFLAERASRVDICVRSSSLTVGMSAYLADRILAHPRITVHIRTEVTALSGTDRLAAITMTTLGPDGRPVSADHDCVGLFCFIGAAPATEWLTDFALDDHGFILTDAQIPDSALGDRWTELGRRPLPFETSVPGIMAVGDVRSGSIKRVAAAVGEGSSAISSVHAALATRAAPSAAGDEIVC, encoded by the coding sequence ATGGCCGACGAGTACGTGACAACGGGTGCACTCGATCCCACGGTGCGCGCCATCCTCGGCCGTGCCACCGGGCGCCACCAACACAGCAGCAGCGACGTCGACAGACCTGAGGATCGGCACGAAACGCCCGCCCACCCCGTTCACGAACACTGGCCCGTCATCGACACCGACCACGAGGAATGGACGGTGGTCGATTGCGAGCATGCCGGCCGGATCAACGTCCGCCTCGTCCGGCCCACCGCGGTGACCGATCCCGTCCCGGCCATCGTGTACATCCGTGGCGGAGACCTGCTGTCCGGAGCCCCTGCGACCCGGGATCGCCTCGTGCAGCATCTTGTTCAACACACTGGCGCCGCCGTGGTCTGTCCCGATTACGGCTCTGCCTGGGATGCGCGTCATCGGCAGACCGTCGAGCAGATCCATACCGTGTGCCGATGGGTCACCACCACCGGCGCCGCCCACGGCATCGACCCCACCCGTATCGCGATCGCCGGCGATTCCATCGGCGCCACCCTGGCGATCAGTGTGGCGCTGATGTCGTTGCGCAGCAACGATGTTCACCTCAGTTTCCTGGCGGCCCTGTGCCCACTCATCGACCCCTCACAGGCAATGCCGTCACACCGGACGTTCGCCGAAGGCTTCTTGCTGTCCAGCGCCACCGCGCGACGCTGGTGGCAGCACTACACCGGCGACGAGACACCGACGGGGACCCTCGTGCAGGGAATCGACCCCGACACGCTGGCGGGATTACCGCCCACTTTGATCATCACCGCCGAAGCCGATCCTGTCCGCGATGAGGGTGAAGCCCTGGCGGCCACACTGCGCGCTGCAGGCGTGGAAACCACATCGGCGCGTTACGGCGGGACGGTACACGATTTCGTGGCCCTTGACGCGCTGGCCGCAACCCCCGCGGTCACCGCCGCCCTGCAGCAGACCACCGCCACACTGGCGCTCGCACTGGGCTGCTCGGCAGGATCCGGCGACAACCCCGCCGCCCCGGAAATGTCTGAGCAACAGTGGCATCTGTTGTCCACCTACGGAATTCGCCAGAGCGTGAGCGCCGGCGATACTCTCTTCCAGGCAGGGCAGGCCGGATGCGACATGATCGTTGTCGAGACCGGCACAGTGGAAGTGGTGCGCAGGGCCAGTACCGACACCGCCGAGACGCTGGTGGCACACTACGGGCCCAGACAATTCACCGGCGAACTCAACCTGCTGACCGGGCAGGCCACCTATTTCGACGCCATGGCCGCCACCGCAGGCACCGTTCTGCGCATCGACCCGTCGCACTTCCGCCGCCTGATGGACGAACAACCCGACCTGTCCGACCTGATCCTGCGGGCACTGGTCGCGCGGCGGCAGAATCTGCTGAGCCGCCAGGCCGCCACCATCGAAGTGCTCGCCGGCGCACCATCGGCCGGCACCCTGGCCCTGCACACCTACCTCGACCGCCTCCAATTGCCCTTCACCTGGACCGACTTTCACTCCGAGGCAGGCGCGCGCCTCGCCCGCGACACCGGTCTGCACCCGAACGACCTGCCCGCGATCGTGACCGCAGAAGCAGTGATTCGTCGCGCCACACCCACCCGCCTCGCGCACGCGTTCGGATTCACCAGCACCGCAGCTGAGGACGCCGACGTCGAGGTGGTCATCATCGGCGCCGGTCCCGCGGGCCTGGGCGCGGCCGTGTATGGAGCCTCCGAAGGCCTACGGACACTGGTCGTCGAAGCCGTCGCTCCGGGTGGTCAGGCCGCCAGCAGCTCACGCATCGAGAACTACCTGGGGTTCACCTCCGGGCTCAGTGGTGCCGACCTCACCGGTCGAGCCGCCATCCAGGCCCAGAAATTCGGGGCGCGCATCGATTCCCCGCGCAGAGCTGTCGGCGTCGAAGCCACCGCGAGCGGGATCTACATCAAGCTGGCCGACTCCACCACGATCACCACCCGTGCGGTCATCATCGCCACCGGAGCACACTATCGATCGTTGCCACTGGACCGGTGGGCCGAATTCGAGGGAGCTGGAATCTATTACGCTGCAACCGAACTGGAGGCCAGGCGGTGCACCGCGGCACCGGTCACCGTCGTCGGGGGCGCGAACTCAGCCGGCCAGGCCGCCCTGTTTCTCGCCGAGCGCGCCAGCCGGGTCGATATCTGTGTGCGCAGTAGCTCGCTGACGGTAGGCATGTCGGCATACCTGGCCGACCGGATCCTGGCCCATCCCCGGATCACGGTTCACATCCGCACCGAGGTGACGGCGTTGTCCGGCACTGATCGGTTGGCCGCGATCACGATGACCACCCTCGGCCCCGATGGACGGCCCGTCTCCGCTGATCATGACTGCGTCGGCCTGTTCTGCTTCATCGGCGCCGCGCCCGCCACTGAGTGGCTCACCGACTTCGCCCTCGACGATCACGGGTTCATCCTCACCGACGCCCAGATACCGGACAGTGCCCTCGGCGACCGGTGGACTGAACTGGGTCGCCGACCGCTGCCTTTTGAAACCAGCGTCCCGGGAATCATGGCCGTCGGCGATGTCCGATCTGGCTCGATCAAAAGGGTCGCTGCGGCTGTCGGCGAGGGTTCCAGTGCCATCAGTTCCGTGCATGCCGCTTTGGCCACCAGGGCGGCACCATCTGCCGCCGGCGACGAAATTGTGTGCTGA